A region of Candidatus Paceibacterota bacterium DNA encodes the following proteins:
- a CDS encoding NosD domain-containing protein, whose protein sequence is MENRTKETKERIGNVIKTIKSLETVGIIVLFLANVASAGIPISDGFDYPVGIPDHTGYQISGWNFLDNEGPIYGNVIHPGEDWNGNGGSDTDLGDSVYAISNGHVVASDDYGCGWGNITLIEHKLQNGTIVWSNYAHLETRLVSSGDYVRRGEQIGTIGKGATSDEPCVKIYPAHLHFETRRNYLSPSSWTPIVDSEVQVRANYYNPSDFINANRPQIAPLVGDWDGNGIDETGTFNPRETRFILRDGKYKEILNKQMGDPGDLPIVGNWSGKNATIGIYRPKEAKFFLDHNNDGIIDPVSDQEFLFGNIGDYPIVGDWDNDGKDEIGVYRISEEDATKATFFLNKTDKTEEVKFDVTANDTPIIGDWNNDGTDDVGVFRRFDPKNSKNAVFYLKNGTEMISIEFGDNTDFPLAGKPKKDGLTRIGIYRPTTEKFEFRSKPVVPKSSDKPSLDLDYPSGGETWIPGSTEVIQWTAIGDVGTNLNIALLKKGVLINEMTASISANSAQIIISDTQAEGKDYQIRITSFEKPEYSSISNHFAINPASSSTPTPTPTPTPPTPTGPVHNVNKNKDYAKIQDAINDANVEDEINVYSGTYFEIINASKKLTIEGMDSGSGMPTIDAQKKGSVVKLYAGNVTFRNFTLVNASDWSAGIDVPSSGNRILYNVIKNNSYGINFEYYSRDNIVTKNIISNGTTGIQLGYFTRNNTLLQNDITDNEYNIYLMYTTKNIFDGNYIRSGHYGLYFFYGADYSTDNWIYRNKFIGNTNDTEILYPYPSANIWNSTTQISYDFNGKTHQSYLGNYWDRYSGFDSDKDGIGDTPYAISDVSKEVDSYPLMSQNIG, encoded by the coding sequence ATGGAAAATAGAACAAAAGAAACAAAAGAAAGAATTGGAAACGTAATAAAAACAATAAAAAGTCTTGAAACAGTTGGAATAATTGTGTTATTTCTGGCAAATGTTGCTAGCGCCGGAATTCCGATTTCGGATGGATTTGACTATCCAGTAGGCATTCCAGATCATACTGGCTATCAAATTAGCGGATGGAACTTTTTAGATAATGAAGGACCTATTTATGGTAATGTTATACATCCCGGAGAAGATTGGAATGGAAATGGTGGATCGGATACAGACCTAGGTGATTCTGTTTATGCAATATCAAATGGCCACGTTGTAGCATCAGATGATTATGGATGCGGATGGGGTAATATAACCTTAATTGAACATAAGTTGCAAAATGGAACTATTGTTTGGTCAAATTATGCCCACTTGGAAACAAGGCTGGTCTCTAGTGGCGATTATGTCAGACGTGGTGAACAAATTGGAACAATTGGAAAAGGTGCGACTTCTGATGAACCATGTGTCAAGATATACCCTGCACATCTTCACTTTGAAACGCGAAGAAATTATCTTTCGCCCAGTAGTTGGACTCCAATAGTTGATTCCGAAGTGCAGGTAAGAGCCAATTATTACAATCCTTCAGACTTTATCAATGCCAACCGTCCCCAAATTGCGCCTCTGGTTGGCGACTGGGACGGGAATGGGATCGACGAAACGGGAACATTCAACCCTCGCGAAACGAGATTCATCCTTCGAGATGGAAAATATAAGGAGATATTGAATAAGCAAATGGGCGATCCGGGAGATCTTCCGATCGTTGGAAACTGGAGCGGAAAGAATGCTACTATCGGCATATATCGACCAAAAGAAGCAAAATTCTTTTTGGATCATAACAACGATGGCATAATCGATCCGGTGTCTGACCAGGAATTTCTCTTCGGCAACATCGGAGATTATCCGATCGTAGGCGACTGGGATAATGACGGGAAAGATGAGATTGGCGTCTATAGGATCTCGGAGGAAGATGCCACCAAGGCTACATTCTTCCTGAATAAAACGGACAAAACAGAGGAAGTGAAATTTGATGTAACGGCGAATGACACTCCGATCATCGGTGATTGGAATAATGACGGAACGGATGATGTCGGAGTTTTCAGAAGATTTGATCCAAAGAACAGCAAGAATGCGGTGTTCTATCTCAAGAATGGCACTGAAATGATCAGCATTGAATTTGGTGACAATACAGATTTTCCGCTTGCCGGAAAGCCGAAAAAAGACGGACTGACCAGGATCGGAATATACAGGCCGACAACTGAAAAGTTTGAGTTCAGGTCTAAGCCGGTCGTTCCAAAGTCATCTGACAAGCCTTCGCTTGATCTTGATTATCCGAGTGGTGGAGAAACTTGGATTCCGGGAAGTACCGAGGTAATTCAATGGACGGCAATCGGCGATGTTGGAACAAATTTGAATATCGCGCTTCTGAAGAAAGGAGTTTTGATAAACGAGATGACGGCGTCAATCAGCGCAAATTCAGCGCAAATTATTATCTCAGATACCCAGGCAGAAGGAAAAGACTATCAGATCAGGATCACGAGTTTTGAGAAGCCGGAATATTCTTCGATCAGCAATCATTTTGCGATCAATCCCGCTTCATCTTCTACGCCCACACCAACACCAACGCCAACACCGCCAACTCCCACAGGGCCGGTCCACAACGTCAACAAAAACAAAGACTATGCCAAGATACAAGATGCCATCAATGATGCAAATGTCGAAGACGAGATCAATGTCTACAGTGGAACATACTTCGAGATCATAAACGCGAGCAAGAAGCTGACCATTGAAGGAATGGATTCAGGAAGCGGAATGCCGACGATAGATGCTCAGAAGAAGGGCAGTGTCGTCAAACTTTATGCCGGCAATGTCACATTCCGGAACTTTACGCTTGTGAATGCAAGCGATTGGTCGGCTGGCATCGATGTTCCGTCCAGCGGAAACAGGATATTATACAATGTGATAAAGAATAACAGCTACGGCATAAACTTCGAGTATTACAGCCGTGATAACATTGTCACAAAGAATATAATATCCAATGGAACAACAGGAATACAGCTGGGCTATTTCACCCGCAATAATACGCTCCTCCAGAACGATATAACCGATAATGAATATAACATCTATCTGATGTACACTACGAAGAATATTTTCGATGGCAATTACATCAGGTCTGGCCATTATGGTCTGTATTTCTTCTATGGAGCGGACTATTCCACCGACAATTGGATATACAGGAATAAGTTCATAGGAAACACAAACGACACGGAAATACTATATCCATATCCCAGCGCTAACATCTGGAATTCAACGACTCAAATATCTTATGACTTCAACGGCAAGACACACCAGAGCTATCTCGGAAACTACTGGGACAGGTATTCGGGATTCGATTCGGATAAGGATGGAATAGGCGATACGCCATATGCGATAAGCGATGTTTCAAAAGAAGTGGATAGCTATCCGCTGATGAGCCAGAATATCGGATAA
- the rpsM gene encoding 30S ribosomal protein S13, with product MPRIIGVNIPEDKRVEVSLTYLKGIGLALSKEILAELGIDGNRRAKELTTEELGKIQKLIEKKYKVEGELGRIIMMNIKRLKEIGCYRGMRHAKGLPVRGQRTKTNNRTVRGNVRKTAGSGKRTVEKT from the coding sequence ATGCCAAGAATTATCGGAGTAAATATTCCAGAAGATAAGAGAGTAGAAGTGTCTTTGACGTACTTGAAAGGCATCGGCCTTGCGCTGAGCAAAGAGATTTTGGCGGAACTCGGAATTGACGGCAACAGGAGAGCCAAGGAACTCACGACTGAGGAGCTTGGAAAGATCCAGAAGCTGATCGAGAAGAAATATAAGGTTGAGGGGGAATTGGGAAGGATCATTATGATGAATATAAAGCGTTTGAAAGAGATCGGATGCTATAGGGGTATGAGGCATGCCAAAGGGCTCCCGGTCAGAGGCCAGAGAACCAAGACCAACAACAGGACAGTAAGAGGAAATGTCAGGAAGACCGCAGGAAGCGGAAAGAGAACTGTTGAAAAGACATAA
- the rplM gene encoding 50S ribosomal protein L13 — protein MSTKNKKAARKPIERKWHLIDASSENLGRLTSKVASLLRGKGKVSFTPHIDGGDFVVFINTDKLKFSRGKDEKKIYYHYSGYPGGMKAITLRDQIVKDSRKVIKMAVYRMLPKNKTRDVVIKRLKLFKDDVHPFADKFKK, from the coding sequence ATGTCTACAAAGAATAAAAAAGCAGCAAGAAAGCCGATCGAAAGGAAGTGGCATCTGATCGATGCGTCGAGCGAGAATCTCGGAAGACTGACGTCGAAAGTTGCGTCGCTTCTGCGTGGAAAAGGAAAGGTAAGTTTTACGCCTCATATCGATGGCGGAGATTTTGTTGTATTCATCAACACTGACAAATTGAAGTTTTCCAGAGGCAAGGATGAAAAGAAGATCTATTATCATTACAGCGGTTATCCGGGCGGAATGAAGGCGATCACTCTCAGAGATCAGATCGTAAAGGATTCCAGGAAGGTTATAAAGATGGCCGTTTACAGGATGCTTCCGAAGAATAAGACCAGGGATGTCGTTATAAAGAGGTTGAAGCTTTTCAAGGATGATGTGCATCCATTCGCAGACAAGTTTAAAAAGTAA
- the rpsK gene encoding 30S ribosomal protein S11, whose amino-acid sequence MGKRRVITIGNKEGDASGKQSALSASKKSKRRIITKGQVHIKSSYNNTIVTVTDLNGQVIAWSSAGLLGFKGAKKATPYAATSIINSLFEKVKKVGIKDADIYVKGIGSGRESAIRAVAANGINIASITDTTPIPHNGCRPPRPRRV is encoded by the coding sequence ATGGGAAAGAGAAGAGTCATAACGATCGGAAACAAAGAAGGCGATGCTTCGGGAAAGCAGTCTGCTTTGTCAGCTTCCAAGAAATCGAAAAGAAGGATCATAACCAAAGGGCAAGTTCATATAAAATCATCATATAATAATACCATAGTCACGGTAACAGATCTCAATGGACAGGTGATCGCCTGGTCCAGCGCCGGACTTTTGGGTTTCAAGGGTGCAAAAAAGGCCACTCCTTATGCCGCAACGAGCATTATCAATTCGCTTTTTGAAAAAGTGAAGAAGGTTGGAATAAAAGATGCGGATATATATGTGAAGGGCATCGGAAGCGGAAGAGAATCGGCGATCAGGGCGGTTGCCGCAAATGGCATCAACATCGCTTCGATCACGGACACGACCCCCATCCCGCACAACGGATGCAGGCCTCCAAGACCCCGAAGAGTATAA
- the rplQ gene encoding 50S ribosomal protein L17 — translation MKHKVKGRRFKRNSAQRKALLKHLSEALILHGKIKTTSAKAKELSGHMDGLITIAKKENLASAKALHSKLSDEPSKKLMKEIVKKYKERHGGYTRIIKTDERKGDAAQMSYIELV, via the coding sequence ATGAAACATAAAGTTAAAGGAAGAAGATTTAAGAGAAACAGTGCACAAAGAAAGGCGCTTTTGAAACACCTCTCGGAAGCTTTGATATTGCATGGAAAGATAAAGACGACTTCCGCCAAGGCTAAGGAGCTTTCCGGCCATATGGACGGCTTGATCACGATCGCAAAAAAGGAGAACCTTGCATCGGCCAAGGCCCTGCATAGCAAATTGAGCGATGAGCCTTCAAAGAAGCTGATGAAAGAGATCGTGAAGAAATACAAAGAAAGGCACGGAGGCTATACGCGTATCATCAAGACTGATGAAAGAAAAGGGGATGCGGCGCAAATGTCCTATATTGAGCTAGTTTAA
- the infA gene encoding translation initiation factor IF-1 — MNMKEIVQVEGVVIETLPGAKFKVKLDETHELFAHISGKMRMNYIKILPGDKVVVEMSPYDLTKGRIVKRV; from the coding sequence ATAAACATGAAAGAAATCGTGCAAGTGGAAGGGGTCGTAATTGAGACCTTGCCTGGAGCGAAATTCAAAGTTAAACTGGATGAAACGCATGAACTTTTTGCACACATATCAGGTAAAATGAGAATGAATTACATCAAGATACTGCCTGGGGACAAGGTTGTTGTTGAAATGAGCCCATATGACCTCACGAAAGGCAGGATAGTTAAAAGAGTATAA
- a CDS encoding AAA family ATPase — MAVKIASLNTILFKGFKKCKVIFHPGLNLLVGGNNSGKSSLLQAIYLAFDFLKTTEGISEVDKKKAAKEERLRGTSIKNITLPFHEESYISEGLKRRTNRETATKIEIALTDGFEFMETATFPGGNLLIISSDNRGHAGSNKYRKQIENLIKSQRRFPLFIPSFSGVASKEEIKQEVVVKYYIALGRSNEVLRNQLQSISPKKLDRLNTYLNSGFGMKLVSNSTKEIFLSALYKEGERENMDISSGGSGFQQILQILVYIVSSNADVILIDEPDAHLHYKLQHVLYDILLDLIKDGKQIIVATHSQVFIKKAIQNSNRLILVDKNIDEQKSLSEYAEGIRELYKIGLIDEYDIAHGASLKVISLEDSIGGNGFNIMQEFLKKIGIKEPKFRFISSQDSGNHTDSYIQAKSKIENVKLEVLEFRDSDSLNQEHLKTIKTKIDKNNFNICYTNAHETENYLINSKVISRVLENKNVEMNAKSVEKYFIKILEKQENRDVLIDSLRGALDGQYKRNYREIDVEYGMISVEVDKRVRDIRDNYYKYPYELLPGKEIMRIFKGKIKDDYNISISETEIAQSFKEAEIPKEIRDAINVWKESKK; from the coding sequence ATGGCGGTCAAGATTGCTTCTCTAAATACAATCCTGTTTAAGGGTTTCAAAAAATGCAAAGTTATATTTCATCCAGGATTGAATCTTTTGGTAGGCGGAAATAATTCCGGTAAAAGTTCACTTCTTCAAGCAATATATCTTGCGTTTGATTTTCTTAAGACTACAGAAGGAATTAGTGAGGTCGATAAAAAAAAGGCTGCCAAAGAGGAGAGGCTGCGAGGTACATCAATAAAAAATATCACTTTACCATTTCACGAAGAGTCTTATATATCAGAAGGTCTGAAAAGAAGAACCAACAGAGAAACAGCAACGAAAATAGAGATTGCTCTGACAGACGGTTTTGAATTCATGGAAACCGCAACATTTCCAGGAGGAAATCTGTTGATTATTAGCAGTGACAATCGTGGACATGCTGGATCTAATAAATATAGGAAACAAATAGAAAATCTTATTAAAAGTCAAAGACGGTTTCCGCTATTTATACCGAGTTTTTCTGGTGTTGCTTCAAAAGAGGAGATCAAACAAGAAGTAGTTGTAAAGTATTATATAGCATTAGGCAGATCAAATGAGGTATTGCGAAATCAATTACAGAGTATTTCGCCAAAGAAACTGGACCGATTAAACACATATTTAAATTCTGGTTTTGGAATGAAACTTGTTTCAAATTCTACTAAGGAAATATTTCTGTCTGCTCTTTACAAGGAGGGCGAACGTGAAAATATGGATATTTCATCAGGTGGGAGTGGTTTTCAGCAGATACTGCAAATTCTTGTTTATATCGTTTCATCGAATGCTGATGTTATTTTGATTGATGAACCAGATGCTCATTTACATTATAAATTGCAGCACGTTTTATACGATATATTATTAGATCTTATTAAGGATGGAAAACAAATCATCGTTGCCACGCATTCCCAAGTGTTTATTAAAAAGGCGATTCAAAATAGTAACAGATTGATATTGGTTGACAAAAACATTGATGAACAAAAATCTCTTTCTGAATATGCAGAAGGAATAAGAGAACTATACAAAATTGGTTTAATAGATGAATATGATATTGCACATGGTGCGAGTTTGAAAGTAATAAGTCTCGAAGATAGTATTGGCGGTAATGGATTTAATATTATGCAAGAGTTTTTAAAAAAAATTGGGATAAAAGAACCCAAGTTTAGATTTATATCGAGTCAAGATTCTGGCAATCACACTGATTCTTACATACAAGCCAAAAGTAAAATCGAAAATGTTAAATTGGAAGTATTAGAATTTAGGGATAGCGACTCATTAAACCAAGAACATTTAAAAACTATCAAGACAAAAATAGATAAGAATAATTTTAATATTTGCTATACCAATGCTCATGAGACTGAAAACTATCTCATAAACTCAAAAGTCATATCGAGAGTTCTTGAAAATAAGAATGTTGAAATGAATGCTAAATCTGTAGAAAAATATTTTATAAAGATTCTTGAGAAGCAAGAGAATAGAGATGTATTAATTGATTCCCTGAGGGGTGCACTCGATGGGCAATATAAGAGGAATTATCGAGAAATCGATGTAGAATACGGAATGATTTCTGTGGAGGTCGACAAGCGAGTGCGCGATATTAGAGATAATTATTACAAATATCCATATGAATTACTGCCGGGAAAGGAAATTATGAGAATATTTAAAGGAAAAATAAAAGATGATTATAATATCTCTATTTCTGAAACTGAAATAGCGCAGAGTTTTAAAGAAGCTGAAATTCCAAAAGAAATAAGGGATGCTATAAATGTTTGGAAAGAGAGCAAGAAATGA
- a CDS encoding BtpA/SgcQ family protein has product MNKMLFKKIFKKEKPIIAMIHVFKQEENRQIAQALEDLKKLEPYVEGVIVENYGWGYLDANTATEETAKALLKITEAVMKKAKIPVGINVLPNDYEKAFRIAGLTGANFVQLDHVTGEFVGCRSVNQRDLLAVRKHYPKIALLGGIHPKYYELVDPNTPISESAMKAMALTDAIVVTGEYTGGETRLEDLRIVKQAVGKHPVIIGSGLTSTNASSQLLIANGAIAGTAFKKKGVCPNEPIDQDMVKNLMNEIYKLR; this is encoded by the coding sequence ATGAATAAAATGCTATTTAAAAAGATATTCAAGAAAGAAAAACCCATCATCGCAATGATACACGTATTTAAACAGGAAGAGAACCGGCAGATCGCTCAGGCCCTCGAAGACCTGAAGAAATTGGAGCCTTATGTTGAAGGAGTGATCGTGGAAAATTACGGGTGGGGCTATCTTGACGCAAATACCGCAACCGAAGAAACTGCAAAAGCTCTCCTCAAGATCACCGAAGCAGTGATGAAAAAAGCAAAGATTCCCGTGGGAATCAATGTACTGCCGAATGACTATGAAAAAGCTTTCCGAATCGCCGGCCTGACGGGCGCAAATTTTGTCCAGTTGGACCATGTTACAGGCGAATTCGTCGGCTGCAGATCGGTAAACCAAAGAGATCTATTGGCAGTCCGCAAACATTATCCGAAGATCGCACTCCTGGGTGGCATACATCCGAAATACTATGAACTGGTTGATCCAAATACGCCCATAAGCGAATCAGCTATGAAAGCCATGGCTTTGACAGACGCTATAGTGGTTACAGGAGAATATACCGGCGGAGAAACAAGACTTGAAGACCTTCGGATCGTCAAGCAAGCGGTCGGAAAACATCCGGTCATAATCGGCAGCGGACTGACTTCCACAAACGCGTCATCTCAGCTCTTGATTGCGAATGGTGCGATCGCTGGAACGGCTTTCAAGAAAAAAGGGGTGTGTCCGAACGAACCAATAGACCAAGATATGGTCAAAAACTTAATGAACGAAATATACAAATTACGCTAG
- a CDS encoding cell division FtsA domain-containing protein — protein sequence MSKIFKIDKGQHQLALDVGTESAKALVFFSDSKDEKVTIRGTGIKKHKAGSMQGGAVFDVDSVIKTCRSAIEDAEAMAKVKPLRTTISIGGEYSKNLTQTYSFQRQDEQVRISLLELDGILRRAQEKVYESSKNILKWQDSKLISADVVDFSIDGYRVINPVNFKGKNIRITVSNSYVAKDQYDVTKNIAAGLGLSISNISYGPYAVLKAIGAQDIMKFNAIFLDVGGGTTDVVVIRDRNIEDDKFFIFGGKAFTKSISNALDVDFDNAEKIKLEYSSGVMSGEFRETVEKIIRTDLRIWSGGVGLCLEELSRNNLLPSKILLYGGGSHLSGIKEEVEKLLRANKYPFSDKPEVSFIGPSDVINAVDATKNANTMQFVTAISLANLSLDLANEEDLPNQILKKMLL from the coding sequence TTGTCAAAAATATTCAAGATTGACAAGGGCCAGCATCAGCTGGCTCTGGACGTCGGAACGGAGTCTGCAAAGGCCCTCGTGTTTTTCAGCGACAGCAAGGATGAAAAAGTGACCATAAGGGGGACGGGCATCAAGAAGCACAAGGCCGGCAGTATGCAGGGAGGAGCGGTATTTGACGTTGATAGTGTCATTAAAACGTGCCGTTCGGCCATAGAAGATGCCGAGGCGATGGCCAAGGTGAAGCCGCTGAGAACGACCATAAGCATCGGCGGGGAATATTCCAAGAATCTCACTCAGACATATAGTTTTCAAAGGCAAGATGAACAGGTAAGGATCAGTCTTTTGGAACTGGATGGAATACTCAGAAGAGCGCAGGAAAAAGTCTATGAATCTTCCAAAAATATCTTGAAGTGGCAGGATTCGAAGCTTATAAGTGCGGATGTTGTTGATTTCAGCATAGACGGATACAGGGTCATAAACCCGGTCAACTTCAAGGGAAAAAATATCCGGATCACCGTATCCAATTCATATGTGGCTAAGGATCAATATGATGTCACGAAAAATATTGCTGCCGGGCTGGGTCTTTCGATATCCAATATTTCATATGGTCCCTATGCGGTGTTGAAGGCTATCGGCGCTCAAGATATCATGAAGTTCAATGCCATATTTCTTGATGTCGGTGGAGGGACGACAGATGTCGTGGTGATAAGGGACCGGAATATCGAGGATGATAAGTTTTTTATTTTTGGTGGCAAGGCATTCACGAAGAGCATATCGAACGCGCTTGATGTCGATTTCGATAATGCCGAAAAGATCAAGCTGGAATATTCGTCTGGCGTAATGTCGGGCGAGTTCAGAGAGACAGTGGAGAAAATAATCCGGACAGATCTCAGGATCTGGTCAGGGGGAGTGGGATTGTGCCTCGAAGAACTTTCAAGAAACAATCTTCTTCCTTCCAAGATCCTGCTCTATGGCGGAGGAAGCCATCTTTCGGGGATCAAAGAGGAAGTAGAGAAGCTTCTTCGCGCGAACAAGTATCCTTTTTCGGACAAGCCCGAAGTCAGTTTTATCGGTCCCTCTGATGTGATCAATGCGGTGGATGCGACAAAGAACGCGAATACCATGCAGTTCGTAACTGCGATAAGTCTTGCGAATCTTTCCTTGGATCTTGCGAACGAAGAGGATCTTCCCAATCAAATATTAAAAAAAATGTTGCTGTAA
- a CDS encoding DNA-directed RNA polymerase subunit alpha, with translation MQEITLPEKPKIIKEEGNLAVFEVRACYPGYGTTIGNALRRVLFSSLVGCAVTSFKIRGVNHEFSTIDGVIEDVVEIALNLKKVRFKMFTDVPVKLSLKSNKEGEVRASDIKATSDVEVVNKDALIATITDKNTKLDMELTVEKGIGYVSVEQQGDDKTEIGNIAIDAIFAPIKRVSYKVENMRVGKMTNFDKLVLEIETDGSITPEEAFKSASKLLVRHFDLFKDLNEEEEVVPVEDEKAKETKKKIEKAKEEKEEKAEEGKAKEEDALKTPVEELNLSPRVLTVLTDNKIKTVAKLVKKTEEDLKAFDGMGDKGIKEVRKSLGKLGLTLKSN, from the coding sequence ATGCAGGAAATAACATTGCCGGAAAAACCAAAAATCATTAAAGAAGAGGGTAACCTTGCTGTTTTTGAAGTAAGGGCATGTTATCCTGGATATGGAACAACTATCGGGAACGCTCTCAGGAGAGTGCTTTTTTCCAGTCTTGTAGGCTGTGCGGTGACTTCGTTCAAGATAAGGGGAGTAAACCATGAATTCTCGACGATCGACGGCGTGATCGAAGATGTCGTAGAAATAGCGCTGAATCTTAAAAAGGTAAGGTTTAAAATGTTCACGGACGTACCGGTAAAACTGAGCCTGAAGTCAAACAAGGAAGGCGAAGTAAGAGCTTCCGACATAAAGGCCACAAGCGATGTCGAAGTGGTGAACAAGGATGCGCTCATTGCGACGATAACCGACAAGAATACGAAACTTGACATGGAACTTACGGTTGAAAAAGGGATCGGTTATGTTTCGGTTGAGCAGCAGGGAGATGACAAGACTGAGATCGGAAATATTGCGATTGATGCCATTTTTGCTCCCATAAAGAGGGTGAGCTATAAAGTTGAGAATATGCGTGTCGGAAAAATGACAAATTTTGATAAATTGGTGCTTGAAATAGAGACTGACGGAAGCATTACTCCGGAAGAAGCGTTCAAAAGCGCGTCCAAGCTTCTTGTAAGGCATTTTGATCTTTTCAAGGATCTGAATGAAGAGGAAGAAGTCGTGCCTGTCGAGGATGAAAAAGCGAAAGAAACCAAAAAGAAGATCGAAAAGGCGAAAGAGGAAAAAGAAGAAAAGGCTGAAGAAGGAAAGGCGAAAGAAGAGGATGCATTGAAGACGCCGGTTGAGGAATTGAATCTTTCTCCGCGGGTTCTGACCGTGCTGACTGACAATAAGATCAAGACGGTGGCTAAGCTTGTAAAAAAGACCGAAGAGGATCTCAAGGCATTCGACGGGATGGGCGACAAGGGTATCAAGGAAGTAAGAAAATCTCTGGGAAAACTCGGTTTGACGCTGAAAAGCAATTAA
- the rpsD gene encoding 30S ribosomal protein S4 — translation MARETSPRCKKCRREGKKLLLKGERCYSVKCAMIKRAYAPGQHGQSKKRMSSSEYGTQLREKQRVKRSYGILERQFRKYFELASRTKGNTVSFLSTMLEQRLDNVVYRLGFGTSRSQARQLVNHNHFKVNGKKVNIPSYQVKEGDVISIKSEKSKYFQDLRNSIRNYQAPSWLALDYKKMEGKVLSLPTEKETFGEFDFNQVVEFYSK, via the coding sequence ATGGCAAGAGAAACAAGTCCAAGATGTAAAAAGTGCAGGCGTGAGGGCAAAAAACTCCTTTTGAAAGGCGAGCGTTGCTATAGCGTGAAATGCGCAATGATCAAAAGAGCATATGCTCCGGGTCAGCACGGTCAGTCTAAAAAGAGGATGAGCTCTTCTGAATATGGGACGCAGCTTCGTGAAAAGCAGAGAGTGAAAAGATCGTATGGCATACTTGAAAGGCAATTCAGGAAATATTTCGAGTTAGCGAGCCGCACCAAGGGAAACACGGTCAGCTTCCTCAGCACAATGCTTGAACAAAGACTTGATAATGTTGTTTATAGGCTGGGGTTCGGCACCTCAAGAAGCCAGGCGAGACAGCTTGTAAATCACAATCATTTCAAGGTCAATGGGAAAAAGGTCAACATTCCTTCCTATCAGGTGAAAGAAGGGGACGTGATCTCCATAAAGAGCGAGAAGTCGAAATATTTTCAGGATCTGAGGAATTCGATCAGGAACTATCAGGCGCCGAGCTGGCTTGCTTTGGACTATAAAAAGATGGAAGGAAAAGTTCTGTCGCTTCCGACAGAGAAGGAGACCTTTGGAGAATTCGATTTCAACCAGGTCGTAGAGTTCTATTCGAAGTAA
- the rpmJ gene encoding 50S ribosomal protein L36 codes for MKVRSSVKKFCEKCKIVRRRGVVFVTCSNPKHKQRQG; via the coding sequence ATGAAAGTAAGGTCATCTGTTAAAAAGTTTTGTGAAAAATGCAAGATCGTAAGAAGAAGAGGCGTGGTTTTTGTAACATGTTCCAATCCCAAGCACAAACAGAGACAGGGCTAA
- the rpsI gene encoding 30S ribosomal protein S9 produces MAEEKNIGKYIGAIGRRKTSVARVRLYDSAPEKKLIINEKDGNEYFGKNLAIAEKINSPLKLLNMENKFLITVKVDGGGTTGQAEAIRLGISRALLKMNESYKKELKSRGFLTRDPREVERKKAGLKKARKAPQWQKR; encoded by the coding sequence ATGGCTGAAGAAAAAAATATCGGAAAATATATAGGCGCGATCGGAAGAAGAAAAACTTCTGTAGCCCGAGTGAGGCTTTATGACTCGGCTCCTGAAAAAAAGCTGATCATAAACGAAAAGGATGGAAATGAATATTTCGGAAAGAATCTCGCTATTGCGGAAAAGATCAATTCACCCCTGAAGCTTTTGAATATGGAAAACAAATTCCTCATCACCGTAAAGGTGGATGGAGGCGGAACCACGGGACAAGCTGAAGCGATCAGACTTGGCATTTCCAGGGCGCTTCTCAAGATGAACGAGAGCTACAAGAAAGAATTGAAATCGAGAGGATTCCTCACCAGGGATCCGAGGGAAGTGGAGCGAAAGAAGGCGGGACTCAAGAAAGCAAGAAAAGCGCCACAGTGGCAGAAACGATAA